A genomic region of Prevotella scopos JCM 17725 contains the following coding sequences:
- a CDS encoding RsmE family RNA methyltransferase yields the protein MKEARYFYVPNAAAETELPADEAVHATRVLRLKEGDEMFLMDGDGYFYKAEVALVSSKKCLYTIKETLKQDLVWRGKIHLAIAPTKDMGRIEWMIEKITEIGFDEISFLDCKFSERKTLRVDRIEKIVISAVKQSRKGWKPVVNPMTPFHHFIENCFNNGRKFICHCYPEILRADFFTAISQECQPSSAEDITVLVGPEGDFSIDEVRFALEHGFESVTLGNSRLRTETAGLSAVMMSQLACRV from the coding sequence ATGAAAGAAGCAAGATATTTTTATGTCCCTAATGCAGCCGCAGAAACGGAGTTGCCTGCTGATGAAGCTGTTCATGCAACACGTGTACTTCGGTTAAAGGAAGGCGACGAAATGTTCCTTATGGATGGTGATGGTTACTTTTATAAAGCAGAAGTAGCATTGGTATCATCGAAGAAGTGCCTTTATACAATTAAAGAAACGCTGAAACAAGACCTTGTTTGGCGTGGAAAAATTCATCTTGCTATTGCTCCAACAAAAGATATGGGACGCATAGAATGGATGATAGAAAAGATTACTGAAATAGGTTTTGATGAAATTAGCTTCTTAGATTGTAAGTTCTCTGAACGTAAGACATTGCGTGTTGATCGTATTGAAAAGATTGTCATTTCAGCTGTAAAGCAAAGTCGTAAAGGCTGGAAGCCAGTTGTAAATCCGATGACACCTTTTCATCATTTCATAGAGAATTGTTTTAACAATGGACGGAAGTTTATCTGTCATTGTTATCCAGAGATTTTACGAGCAGACTTCTTTACCGCCATTTCACAGGAATGTCAGCCTTCATCTGCAGAGGATATTACCGTATTGGTAGGTCCAGAAGGCGACTTCTCTATTGATGAGGTACGTTTCGCTTTAGAACACGGTTTTGAGAGTGTAACATTAGGTAATAGTCGTTTGCGCACAGAGACAGCAGGACTTAGTGCCGTTATGATGTCGCAGCTTGCATGTAGAGTGTAA